A window of Exiguobacterium sp. Helios genomic DNA:
AAGATATTACGGTCGGCTAAATAGCTCCGATTGAAATCCAAATGATGATCTGTCAGAAAATAACGTCCCCCGGTTGTCCGTAAGCGATCGTTAAAAAGTGCAATATGTCTAAAAGGTAAAGCAAACACGTCGAGCGAGAGTTGCTCGACGTATTGCTGCAACTCTTCGTTCGTCATGACGGACTGACCATCGTCAGACCGATCCGTCCCCGTTCCGGTTCGACACTCGTTACCCAAACGGTTACGATATCACCGACTGCAATGACATCAAGCGGGTGTTTGACCCGTTTTTTACTGAGCTTCGAGATGTGGACAAGGCCGCTCTCCTTCACACCAATATCAACGAAAGCACCAAAGTCGAGTACATTCCGGACTGTCCCCTGGAACTCCATTCCGACTTGAATCATATCGAGCGATAAGACATCCTGACGCAGTAACGGTTTATCGAGCGCTTCCCGCGGATCCCGTTCCGGACGTTGCAAAGCTTCGATAATGTCACGTAATGTCGGTTCACCGACTTCAAGCAATTGAGCTGTTTCAGGTACAGATAATTCTCCGAGCCGAGTCCGTAAGGTTTCCGTTCCCACGGTCTGTAAGGATAAATCCAGTTGCTTAAACAACGATTCAACGGTTTTATACTGTTCCGGGTGAATCGGTGTCCGGTCAAGCGGATGACTGCCTTCCGGTATACGCAAGAAGCCGGCTGCCTGTTCATATGCTTTCGCTCCTAAACGCGGGACTTTCAGCAATTCTTTCCGGGATGCAAACGCACCCAGTTCAGAGCGGCGTTCGACAATCTTTTTAGCTGTTGCCTTCGTAATCCCGGCGACGTAACCGAGCAACGACTCCGAGGCCGTATTGACGTCAACACCCACCTGGTTAACGACCGTCTCGACGACGAAATCGAGTGTTTCTTTTAACTTTGTCTGCGTGACATCGTGTTGGTACTGTCCGACACCGACGGATTGCGGGTCCACTTTGACGAGTTCCGCCAACGGATCCTGCAGGCGTCGTGCGATCGAGATGGCTGACCGTTGCTCGACCTGTAGATCCGGGAACTCGGTGCGCGCGATTTCTGACGCCGAATAAATACTTGCCCCTGCTTCATCAACAATCGTAAAGGCAATTTGATCATGTCCTTTAATCCAGTCCGCGACGAAGGATTCGGTCTCGCGGGAAGCCGTACCGTTTCCGATCGCAATCAATTCGATTCCGTACCGGTTCACGAGTTTCGTCAAGACTTGACGTGCCTCCTGTGCTTTTTGTTCCGACATCGTGAGATAGACGACACCCACTTCCTTTACTTCCCCTGTCGGATCAATCACTGCCCACTTACATCCGGTCCGGTATGCAGGATCCAGTCCTAACATCACTTTCCCTTTCATCGGTGGTTGCATATAGAGTTGTCGTAAGTTTTTTCCGAACACTTCAATTGCCTGGTTTTCCGCTTTATCGGTCAACTCATTCCGAAGTTCCCGCTCGATTGCCGGGAAAACCGATTTTTTATATCCTG
This region includes:
- a CDS encoding Tex family protein; the encoded protein is MEKRIATELNIRPAQVKAVLQLTEDGGTIPFIARYRKEQTGELDEVEIKAILDRHKSITQLETKREDVLRKIEEQGVLTSELKQSLMGATTLQQIEDLYLPFRPKRRTKAEIAREAGLSPFADFLRSPKSYDEQQFNQYVAAHPEGEAIAGAQAIIAEEWGEQASVREHIRKTAYRFADIVTKLKKDAVDEKRVFAQYYEYIERIRQIVPHRILAINRAEALKIVSVKIVLDEQQVLPYLLRPFSRLAEQKRQLVEEAVQTGYKKSVFPAIERELRNELTDKAENQAIEVFGKNLRQLYMQPPMKGKVMLGLDPAYRTGCKWAVIDPTGEVKEVGVVYLTMSEQKAQEARQVLTKLVNRYGIELIAIGNGTASRETESFVADWIKGHDQIAFTIVDEAGASIYSASEIARTEFPDLQVEQRSAISIARRLQDPLAELVKVDPQSVGVGQYQHDVTQTKLKETLDFVVETVVNQVGVDVNTASESLLGYVAGITKATAKKIVERRSELGAFASRKELLKVPRLGAKAYEQAAGFLRIPEGSHPLDRTPIHPEQYKTVESLFKQLDLSLQTVGTETLRTRLGELSVPETAQLLEVGEPTLRDIIEALQRPERDPREALDKPLLRQDVLSLDMIQVGMEFQGTVRNVLDFGAFVDIGVKESGLVHISKLSKKRVKHPLDVIAVGDIVTVWVTSVEPERGRIGLTMVSPS